The window ATTTGGTCTATCAGATCAAATCTTAAAATAGGCAATtgaataggaataaatagaaagtCTAATATTTGAGCTTAAATCgactttataaattaaaaaaaatgagttgtgacaaaattttttgaaaaaaaaaataagggggatAGGATGAGTCAAGCTCACTATGAGCCAATAGTGTAAAACAGCAATCAGGGAAATAAACACACTATTGGACTACAATAAATGAGTATGGGTTCTGTATCCTGTAATGCCCTTTCCTAATGATATCACTTCTGGAGGAGAGTTTTCATTATAGTTACATCATTTTAGGAAAGTCAGTGATGAAACCGGAGAATGACCATATAAAGGCAATCAGGATGGACAGGGTCCTTGAGATTATATCACAAGAGGATGCATAGGAATAATGTCTCCCCTCCCATTTGACTGTAAACTCCTAGAAAGCAgagattatttttgtcttttgtctctctctctctttctcttttttttttttttttttttttttttttttttgcatactcagcacttagcacaatgacttGCACATACTAGATGCTTAATATGTGTTTACACTGAGAGGTTTtgcttggagaagaaaagatctcCCAGAAAAATGATAGCTATCTTTAACTATCTGGATGTTACTTgtattttatatgttgttttctctcattagaatgtaagctccttgaaggctgGGACTATCTTTTTGACTCTCTAAACACactgcttactaaatgcttggtGACTTATATTgtagcacttagtaggtgcttaataaatatttgttaatttattacTTTCTGTTTGGCCTCAGAGTGTATGGCTAGTTGCAATGAATAGAAATTACGAAGAGGTAAATGCAAGTCTAAtgtaaggaagaataaaaaacacAAACTGTCTAACAATTAGTAAAATCCAAAAGGGGAATAGACTATTTCAGGGAAAAGCAGGCTGGACAATCACTTATTAGATATACTCTAGACCAGGACttaataaacttttttcattcacaccctctttaaaaaaaaaatatatatatatatatgtatatatatatatatatattttaaaataattataactttttattgacagaacccatgcctgggtaactttttacaacattctcccttgcactcacttctgttccgatttttcccctccctccctctaccccctcccctagatggcaagtagtcctatacatgttaaatatatcacagtatatcctagatacaatatgtgtgtagagaactgaacagttctcttgttgcacaggaagaagtggactcagaaggtaaaaataaccggagaagaaaaacaaaaatgcaaacagtttacattcatttcctagtgttctttctttgggtgtagctgcatctgtccatcattgatcaactgaaaccgagttagatcttctctttaaggacatttttgtttacattaaaATACAGTGAGCTGAGGACATATATATAACCCGACAAATGCCAAAAAATACAGACACCCTCCCCTTCTTGGGCTGCTCTTGGGACCTtcagtccttttctttctcaatgtaGCTTTTGGCCCCTCAGCGGGCCACCTGTCGGGCCAGGTACTGATCTCAGGCCGACATCACCGTCTCTTAGCTGCTGAGCTTTGCAAACTTGCTCAGCACCTCACGGGGCTTCTCTGCCCCCTCCTCGTGCTGGCGCTTGGAGACCCCCTCTGCGACCCCCTGAGGCAGCCCGTCTCGCGCCCCAAGCCCCGTGCTCCCTTCGTTCTCCGAAGGTCCGAGGCCCGGCTCCTTGTCCCTGCTTCTCTCCGGGCACTGTGCCCGGCTCTCTGCGCAGCCTCGGCCTCCCTCCCGCTCCGGACCGTCCTGCAGGTTTCCAGTACTTCCCCGCCGGGCTGGCTCTCGCTCTCggtcccggggggggggggggcttgcttctctctcctccccccctccccccatcctccCGCCTCTGCTCTCGTGCCTCagtccttctctcttccccctttcccctgccTCTCTCCTCCGGTTCTCGCCTTTTCCGGACATGGTCTTTACCGCTGTCCTCCCTGGGCTTGTACTTCTCGGCTTTTTCTTTCTGGAGAGCGCTGTCAGGGGAACGTTGGTCCTGACGCCAGACTGCAcgaccctctttccccctcctccccaccccggGCTGGGTCGTTGCCCCCGGCCCTCCCCGAGGAGCTGGAATGCCTCCGGCGGCTCTGGCTGGCCCGGTTCCCCTCCTCCTCACTGCTCTTCTCCTCAggattttcctcttccttcactCTGGTTTTGGGCCTGGCTCTATCATCCCGGACTCCGACGTCTAGATTCTGTTCGTCAGAATAACCCCGAGGCTTCTCCTCCTTTATCCCAGAGCTGGCTTCCCGAAGGCTGCATTTAGGGACTTCCTCTTCTCCAAATGTTTGATTTAAAATGTGTCTATAAAATCCACTGAAATCCTTCTGCTTGGTTACATCCAGGCGAGCCTCCAGGGCAGCcgctctcctctctctttctgcttcCTCAGCGCTTTCCTCCAGTTTCTTCTTGTAAGCAGATGTCACAAATGCCTCTTTATCATCAAATTCTCCCTTCTCCATTTCTCGTTCTCTCTgaattttcttctccattcttttctcttgctcctttttttcttatttccacgGCTTTTAGTAGGCTGTGAATTTACTTGGGCTTTCTGTCTTTTACTGAAAGCAATTTAGgattactttcttccttcttccactgCATGTCATCATAAATACTGCCATATTCATACACAATGGCATCTTCTGCTAGGGCCTTCTGAATTTCAAGTTTATTCTGCTTCATCACTTgcttcttgaaggtttttttctgAAGGCAGTCACTCATGGAGGTCTCCTCGTCAGAGTCATTGTCAAACACCGATGGCTTCTGCAAAATAGACTTCTTCAACTGCAAATGAGCCCATATTGCCTGCGTGGGGCCGCCATCTTGCTCCGGCCTACGCTCTACGCAAAATATCCCggtaagctttccttggtttGGAGAGCTCTAAGAGGTGGTCGAGGAGGCAAACCATTCATCAGTGGGGGTGGGGGTCGCTTCACTCCTGGAGGCCCAGCCGGGAGAGCTGGGGGAGCAGGAGGCTTCTCCATCTTAAAATggaactggagaaaaaattgtTTGGTTTCTCTGTTCCAGTGGGTCCAAAACTTCCCCTCAGCCTTGTCAATCTCTCTACTTGGAACCTTAAAAGCAATAGTTTCATAGGGTTCTGCTGCCATCAAAAGATACTGCCAGTGTCTGTCTGGGGGTTCAATCCTCTGCTCGTAGGCAGACATGAATCAGAGATGTGGCATGATGCTCTTGGTAATCTGTCAATCTAGTCAATCTGGAAGAGGAGGCTCTGCTGGCCTATCTCTGTGTCCCACTGCTTGGTCACTTTGTACCCTGGAAGACCAATTTTCACAAACTTCTTCACTTCCACTTTGACTTCCTCTGGGGTTGGCTGGGCTGGAGTCTCCTTGGCTTCTCTTGCAGCTCTCCGAGCCAAATTTGTTTGATGCTTTTTTCCTTGAGTATGAGCTAAGTAGCTTCCCTCATTGTTGTGAAGTGTTAAGCAGAGTTTGCATTCGTAGGAACCCAAATGATTCTTCATAGAATAAGGATCCTTGTTGATATCAATTGTTTCAAGAGCAAGCTGTCTGAGGCGTTCCCTTCTATCTCAGTTGCTCTCAGAAGATGAAGCCACCCCACTGCTCCCAGTCTTGCTCCCAGGCCGATGTTGAAAATCCATGGTGATGATCTTTGGACTTCCTCCTTTTGAGTCCCTAGAACTTCAAAGCATCTGTTCCGGTCTCCTCACCGACTTCCTCACAGAAGCTCCGAGCATGGCTTGTGCCACGATCCCCTCCACCGTTATCTCCGTAGCCTGGGGGAACCAGATCTCCACATATGTGCAATAGTGTgaactcaaagattgactcctccaaGAGTGGAATTGTGGGggtgtaaacttgtgaatctccagacttgtgaactctaatgtgtgaacttttaaaggtgtaaacttaagcattgtttctattaattccatttagttaacaccttgtttcaagttctggcccataacagttttGTATCCATAAGCTCTTATTAGATAGATTTCGAAAAtaatgaggtgttttgttttgcCATATTATAACCATAGTAATAACTATTACTAGTTCCTTTGAATTGTTCCTTATAGGACTTGTGCTCCATAtggtatgttttttttaaaaggattgtgAACATGTTACCATTTTATTTTGAGACTATTGATCAGATTTGtaagattctaaaaaaaaaaaaaattaccatcacTACTTGCAATCTGTCTCCGGTTTAGCATTCTCGCTTCTTATTTTCAGTGTTCATAAATCCAAATACCTTTCTCATATCAACTTGGTAAACATATGAACTCTCCCAGTATGCCTCTAAAGCAATTCTAGTTGTTAATCTGAGCACTACTTCATAGGTTGTGGTAGTATTTATTCCTCAATTGCCAGACATAGGTAATTAGTAGTTAGATTTAAATCCTACTTGTTTGCTTTAGGAGTGCAAAAGAACTGTTTGACAGCTCAATATTTTCATATCCTTAAGGAGATATGCAAAAGAGAGGGGATTATCCCTCCTAGGATGTCAATAGTAAGCATCAATAGAAAGGTTCAAAATGAGGGGTCTGGATCAGGAATCTGTGTTTTCTAGATATATTGCATTACTTCTCAATCAcaacaatgttgtgatccactctgttcccacagtcatctctctaggtatagatggttctcatcacaagattattggaacagGTCTGAATATCTCattgaagagccacatccataagaattgatcatcatataattttgccattGCCATGTAGgatgaaatcctggttctgctcatttcacttagcatcagtttatgtaagtctcttcagaactctctaaaatcatcctgcttattatttcttacagaacaatattcataacattcatatataataacttagcaattcttcaactgatgggcatccactcacaacatatgtattatgtagcaagataactgtataaaaatgtatgcctataaaaaaaataaacatttagtgCAGTTTCATGACTTCAGAAAGTTTCCCTCTGAAGAAACTCTTTACAATTGTAAATTGACAATTTTGAAACTTATCTGCTCACATAGCTAGCATACAGTCGGGGAAAaagtttaaagtatttttcattaGATTCCAAACTGCCTTAAGTCTTATACATAGAACTTTGAGTGTCCACCTTTGAATGTGCTCCAGTTATGGGTGTTGATGCACCAGGTATGTGATTCAGTCTGACTGAATATTTTTCAGAGAACTCTAAGTCaatgaaaagcattttatttggAGGTGATGAGTTCCCCCTAATGGCATAGGGACCCAGATTCATTTGGTAATAGGAATGTAGTtttagcttatatatatatatatatatatatatatatatatatatatatatatatatatatatatatatataatgagaagGACAGGATAAAAGCATTCTTAGCTTTGGTTTGATTTCAAGTAAATCAGTTTACAACCATTCATGCAGTAACAATTCCACCTCATAGTCAGACTTGGGAATAACCAGGTGGGAAATGTGCCAGTTCAAAGCAATACTATTGGAAACTGAGCCAAAAGAATACCACCTTAAGGTTAGGACAAATGCTGTGCTAACTTGCCCAGATACAAACCTATACCTGTAATATAGTTCAGGTTCATATACCCTGTAAGTAGCTTGCAACATTGAAAGAATGTGACTTTCCCCATGTGAACCTAATCTCCATCTGAACCATGTGAACCCAATCTCCATGTGAATGACTTTCCCCATGTGAACCATGTAAATCTAATCAAGGTAAGATGTGACTTCCCCTGTGAGAACTTGACCATTCCCTAACCCATAAGAGCATATGTTTTTAGCTCCTTCTCCTGTGGGAACTTGACCATTCCCTAACCCATAAGAACAGGTGTTTTAGCTCCTTCTCCTGTGAGAACTTGACCATTTTTTAACCTATAAGCTGGGAACGTACCACATGTGTTTTAGCTCCAACTACATGATTCCAGGAACTTGCCACTCCTTGGAACAATTGCTGTCGATAAGGACTGGCCCCCTTGTTGGTGCAACACTTGACTACAACCACCTGGAGCCCTTGTTGGTACTTCCCTGtcttatatatctttatttgGCTCAAAGCCTTCTTTGTCCTGACTCCTATAAAAGGCGGGTAAAGCCTCCTCTATTTGAAACCTCACCTACAGAGATGACGATCTGCCTAGGACTTTCCCGTTTGGGACTCAAAGACTGAATTATCGGGGTTTCCCAGCCACTGTAAACAAATTAGAGTCAGAGCTCCCCCATCGGTgatgtattctctctctctgctaTCCTAATCataattctcattattctttatcttttatgtattatttgctatTGTAAGCATTCTATTCCatgtattgtataattaaattttactttcactttgacTGAATCTGAGAGCATCATTTATAAGAGCGGATCCgaacttttccctaaaatcacaGAACAAATGGTGAATTACTAACTTAATGATCCATCAGACTCTTATATGAAAATCTACTCAAAACTATCTGTTATAGTACCAAGAGGTTTTCTCAATAGCAAATTTCATTAATTATGGCTTAGAACTAGACACAATTATTTTTACTCCGAATTGAAAATAAACTTACCAGGTTTTCACAAGATTTCACTTAAcatcttttaccattttttttcttgtttaaactCACTCTGGTATAAAGACTAGTCATTAAATCTATATAAACTTTTATTCTCAGTAAACCCAtttattatagaatcatagataggACTGGATAGGACTTAGTAGGAAGGACCTATCTACAAGATAAATGGGAAGATAAGGAATCCAGGAGCTAAGTATCAAAGATATTCTGGATGGCAGAAGTTGACATGGCTTCTGCTCACTATGGAAGAGCTTTCATATTTTACCACTTCCTGAATAGCCTCATTTAGAGATTTCTCCTCTATTAGTAGGTTAACTTTATGTAATTGTCATGTATATTTACTTCAATGTTCTGGTCTTGACAGTTCATTCCAAATGTTCCATGAGACAATTTCTACCAATTTTTTACCTTGGGGTGCTACTAGAGGTGAGCAATCTTTCTTGCTAGATTGACTATGAAATAAATTGGATAAGAATGTTAGCCCAGTCACCTTATAACATATTATATTGGCCCTTTTTCCATGCTTGTCTTGCAAGTATAGCCTTCATCTGGAATGAATCTTTCCTTCAGTTTGGTTAGTTGATCTTGTAGCAAACAGTGTTCAGGGCTAAGTTGGATGGAAAAACCAAGGGCTCGGGATTTTGGAGAACCTATAATGGAAAGGAACCTTTCACAGTGGTGACTTAGGCTTTAGGgttgattatatatttagattGTGACCCAGGAACTTTTGAATTCATAAACTGTCTTGACTCTAGCTTAATTTGTTATCATGAATTCCTTTTAGTTTCACACACAACTAAGATCTGACTATTATTGACGGCAAAATTCAAAACTCAAGGTTCATCTTCACACATGGTTTCTGAGCATCTATCTTACCAACTATGAGGACTGCATTCAAAAGTACAGGGAACTTTTTTTGGACGCTGGATGGGAtatccttttttcttaaaaaaaaaaaaaaaccttaaggaCTAGCAATGGGTTACTCTTGGATTCAGTTTAAAGAACCAAGTTGGTTTGTCCATCTCAGGCCAAGGAACTTACCACGAATTAGCACATGCATTAAAGGAACTGGACAATATCAGATAACACTGAAAAGCACAGTTGAGGCTAAAACCTGGACAAAACATACAGAACCCAACTTAATCCATTCAATGAGAGAAAAATAGCTTAAATAATAAACATTGCTATCAAGTTCCTTGGGATACTTACCCTTAAATAGCGAAACCAAAAAACCCTAAATCTGAAGTTGGGAAGTAGGGCAGGAGAATGCCATCTACATCATTAAATGATGTTCAGGGTTATTGAATCTAGGCTCAGCACCTTAAGATGGATTTACACATTTTTCCTTGCTCTGTAGCATAGAGGGATTGAATCCAGGTTGCTGAGGAGAGGTTAAATATCTAGTAGATATTGTATGTGCTCATTGGATCTGGTGGTCATGAATCGAGTTACAAGATTGCAACCCATGTGTACCTTTAGAATGGCTGGTTTTTAATAGTAGATGGTGTCTTGAAATAACAGCTTtgtcaaactgaaaaaaaaaaagcttttaagacAGATCTAGAGAGCTCTCCTTtgtattattaaaatgtaaatagtgCAGTGAGATTTACTTATGAGGCCACAGGTTTATTTAAATTAAGACTAGACCCCTGCTTATTTGATCTTAGTGAGCTGAGAGCATATGTAATTAAGGTGAAAAATGGGAAACTATTATAAATAGACAACAGATCTGTTGCTACTTGAGTAATCAGATGCCAGACAGTggctaaatttcattttttttttcatatcaggAATATATTCAGGAAGAGTTAAACCAACCTAAACTTAGTGTTATATTGGACACTAAGGACTTTGAACGTTGAAGTGGGTAAAAATTACTGGTCAATAATtacaggttttcttttctttttttaaaaatttatttaataactttttattgccagaacccatgctagggtaattttttacaacattatcccttgcactcacttctgttccgatttttcccctcccttcctccaccctctcccccagatagcaagcagtcctaaacatgttaaataggttacagtagatcttggatacaatagatgtgtgcagaaccgaatagttctcttattgctcagggagaattggattcagaaggtataaataatccaggaggaaaaacaaaaatgcaagcagtttacattcatttcctcatgttctttctttgagtgtagcttgatccttgatcagttgaaactgacttagatcttctctttgtcgaagaaatccacttccatcagaatacatcctcatacagtatcgttgttgaggtatataatgatctcctggttctgctcatttcactcagcatcagttcatgtaagtctcgccaatcctctctgtattcatcctgctggtcatttcttacagaacaataacattccataacattcatatatcacaatttactcaaccattctccaattgatgggcatccatcaggttttctttttaaaagaaaataaattaagatgaaatttgaacAGAGAATGCAGTTTCCACATAATCCAAAGCACGGTTTTCTTTCTACAGCATCCATGCCTTGTATCTAACTCACCGAAAATAGTTAAATATGCAATTGCTGTAGAACTATTGTCCAGTTTAGATTTCCAGGCAGCCTCCTTCCAAATCCTTTTAGATAAGACACTTTTTGTGAGTTAAGTGTTCATCTTtgaggtattttactttttagtatcttttatttttccaaagagtgACTTTCAAAAAGTCTTAATATAGATGATAGTTTATTGTGAACTATAAGCTCCTGCAGCTAAAAGCAAGTTTCTTCGAGTAAAATGGAGATGTATAATTGGTGTTGACTTGGTCATGTAGCTTCCCAGTAATAAATCCTGTGAATTTTCAGGCAAGTTTATGTGTCCAGTGGCTGTAGTAAAATCATCAGTCTCTAGGTATTCAAATGCTTTTATAGCATCCCATAAACGAACCGTGTTATCCATTGACCCTGATGCTAAAATTTCTCCATCTCTACTAAACTTGAGTGAATATACTGTGTTTGTATGACCTTTTAATTCTCCAACCATCAATCCATGTCCAATATCCCAAAGAAGTACCTTGCCATCTGTTGCTCCAGTAGCCAGGAATCTCCCATTGGGAGAAAATGCCAAAGAATGAATTGGTCCCTTATGTCCAGTGAAGATTCTTACACAGTTCCCATTCAAGACATCCCATAACCTTACTGTTCTGTCTGCTGAACCCGTAGCAACATAGTTAGAGTTTGGATGGAATCGTGTACAATTCACATCTGCAAAGTGGCCAGCAAATATTCGTAAAGGCTCATAATGATCTGTAGCCCAAAGCCTAGCTACTCTGTCATGTCCTCCTGACACAAAATAGTATCCATATGGAGAAAATTGTGTGTCCCACACTGGATAGTTGTGTCCTTTGTATCCTACCAAACAAGTGAATGTTTGAAGACTCCAAAGTCTAACAGTGccatcttcagaggaggaaagTAGGTAGTTTCTGTCAGGACTGAAGCTTGCCCCATAAACAGGTCCACTGTGACCATATAAAATCTTCGATTCACTTGCTGTTTTTTCATCCATGATTCTTTCTAAAACATCATCTGATTCTTTATCAATAAGGCCGAGATCTGTTGCTGTCTTCATACGTCGAAGTTTTTTGGGAGTCACAGACCATACTCTAATAGTGGAGTCAGCAAAACCTCCTGTAATCAGACTGGAATCATCAGTGATATCAACTGCAGTGAGACCCTGATATGCATTAAAGAATGTATAGAAACAGATGGAAGGTAAACAATCTGGACCAAGACGCACACGTTTCCTGGTTTCTTTCATATTCATTATCTGATCCAACTTCTCTGAATCTTTCAATTCAGGAAGAGGAATTCTGTTTTGAGGTGGAGCATTAGGATCTTGTTTTTTGCTTGTAGATCCCATACTAtcttttttaggtttctttttggggggctttccttcctcattctcccctttttcatcttcatcatccAAAGGAACTTCAATTTCTGGTTCTTTTAACAAGCCAAAAAAGACCTTTGCCTTATTTGCCTCTCGCTTCGCCTCTCCAGCCAAACTTCCCACCATAGCATCTATCTGTTGCTTACTCCGAGGCATCCCATCGAAGATATCAATGTACAGGTGCTCCTGGACTATGTTCCATATTTGGTTATTCTGTGTCTCCTGGAGGTGTCTTTTCAAAAGTTGATAAGAATCCCGGGAAATGCGCAAAACAAACTTACTTGTTCGAAAATCCATAATGGTCCCATTCCCTTTCATGTGCTCCTTTTTGGTAAGTCTAGCTAATACTCGAAGGTCATCCTGATAATAACATTCCTGATCGCCATGAAACTTCTCAAAGAatgattttgcttcattttcaTGCTGATTGTAGACCAATTCCAAGTACATATGTACAAATAGAGGATAAAATAACTGAGATAATTCTGTTCGATGACAGTCCAaggaacattcaatgaaatgttTCAGTCCACTGTAGTGCTCTTCATACATTGTTGGATCCTCTTGTTGATTGTAGGCAGACAACACCGCACTGACATCAGGCTGGTCTTCTATAGCAACTACTCCAACTTGGGTAGGAGCGACCTCGGTCGAAGCGGCCCCGGTCGAAGCGGCCTCTGAGTTCCCCGTGCCGGCCCCCGAGGCACCGGGGCCCGAGGATTCAGAGCAGACTCCGGGGCCGGGGTCCGGGCCGGTGGATCCGGCGGCGGCGACCCGGCTCAGCAGCGCGCTAGTGGTCTCGGCCCCGGGTCTGTCCACCTCCCCCTGAGCGCCAGCTCCCACGGCGTCCTCCAGCAGCCGGGCCTCGCGTCGCAGGATGTCCTCAGACTCGCGTAGGTTGCTCCGCCGCAGGAACTGCAGCACGGCCAGCAGGGTCTGTGGGTCCTGAGAGGCGATGCCCTCGGCAGCCGCTGCCGGAGCCCCGGCCGCGCCTCCCGGGGCTGCTGTCGCCGCTGCAGCAGCAGCTGCGGGAGGAGGCACGGCGGGCTTGGGGGTCCCGCCATCGCCGCCGGCTGAGGACGCCGCGACACCGCCGCCTCTGCCTCCGTTATGGCTGCTGTTGGGGCTGCCCCCGCTGCTCTTGCCTGGACAGTCGCCCGGCTTCGAGGCAGGGAGCGCAAGCGGTCCCTCCGGCTCAGGCTTGATCACCACCATCGGCTGCTCCTCTGCCAGCGCCTCCATCTTGCCAAATCTCCAGTTCTTAATCtcccgactgaatcctggctctgtcaaTCTCCCGAACTGACTCCTCCACTGATTCTTGACTGAGCCTCTAagacagggatcctcaaactacgaccCTCGGGCCAgttgcggcagctgaggacgattagggctaggaagtttctttattttaaggcccacaaaacaaagtctttgtttttactatagtcccgccctccaacagtctgaaggacagtgatgGCTCCTTATGTATAtaatctcttaaaggtgtgaactcaaaggttgattcctccttcctgacttgtgaatttcctggacttgtgaactttaatatgtgagctaatgtgtgagtTCTTAAAGGTGTAAATTTAGGTATTGTTTCTATCCATTCCAAGTGAGTTAACACTTCCTTATccattccagtgagttaacacttcCTTATCCATTCCAAGTGAGTTAACACTTCCTTATccattccagtgagttaacactttgtaaggactCTAACAGTTAAGAAGGCCATAATGTAGTTGGACTCTTCTGTTTGTACAGGGAAAACAATATTGAATCCTACAAAGACATCACATaattctccctccctgccccccccccctcaaaTTTCTACCTATACACTGACCAGTTGGTTGGTTCCATAATGCTACTTGCCTTGGTTATTGATTTGGAACTAGCCTTGCAACGTGTTTATATAGTATCATTCAATGTCCTCATTCCAGTTCCTGTAGCATTTAGTGTAGTAAGATCCATTGTATTTTGACAATATTGTCAAGTTAGGATTACATCCTGGAAGATCCTTTGAGGAACTATAAGAAGAATTTTGCTTTTAACC of the Sarcophilus harrisii chromosome 1, mSarHar1.11, whole genome shotgun sequence genome contains:
- the LOC100929556 gene encoding transcription initiation factor TFIID subunit 5-like; translation: MEALAEEQPMVVIKPEPEGPLALPASKPGDCPGKSSGGSPNSSHNGGRGGGVAASSAGGDGGTPKPAVPPPAAAAAAATAAPGGAAGAPAAAAEGIASQDPQTLLAVLQFLRRSNLRESEDILRREARLLEDAVGAGAQGEVDRPGAETTSALLSRVAAAGSTGPDPGPGVCSESSGPGASGAGTGNSEAASTGAASTEVAPTQVGVVAIEDQPDVSAVLSAYNQQEDPTMYEEHYSGLKHFIECSLDCHRTELSQLFYPLFVHMYLELVYNQHENEAKSFFEKFHGDQECYYQDDLRVLARLTKKEHMKGNGTIMDFRTSKFVLRISRDSYQLLKRHLQETQNNQIWNIVQEHLYIDIFDGMPRSKQQIDAMVGSLAGEAKREANKAKVFFGLLKEPEIEVPLDDEDEKGENEEGKPPKKKPKKDSMGSTSKKQDPNAPPQNRIPLPELKDSEKLDQIMNMKETRKRVRLGPDCLPSICFYTFFNAYQGLTAVDITDDSSLITGGFADSTIRVWSVTPKKLRRMKTATDLGLIDKESDDVLERIMDEKTASESKILYGHSGPVYGASFSPDRLWATDHYEPLRIFAGHFADVNCTRFHPNSNYVATGSADRTVRLWDVLNGNCVRIFTGHKGPIHSLAFSPNGRFLATGATDGKVLLWDIGHGLMVGELKGHTNTVYSLKFSRDGEILASGSMDNTVRLWDAIKAFEYLETDDFTTATGHINLPENSQDLLLGSYMTKSTPIIHLHFTRRNLLLAAGAYSSQ